A stretch of Cicer arietinum cultivar CDC Frontier isolate Library 1 chromosome 5, Cicar.CDCFrontier_v2.0, whole genome shotgun sequence DNA encodes these proteins:
- the LOC101514042 gene encoding transmembrane 9 superfamily member 9, translating to MAFWRSLVFSSLLLSLLHTSLSFYLPGVAPQDFFKGDLLQVKVNKLTSTKTQLPYSFYSLPYCAPAKIQDSAENLGEVLRGDRIENSLYVFKMREPQMCNILCKIKLDAKTAKEFKEKINDEYRVNMILDNLPLVVPIKRNDQDSTIYQLGFHVGLKGQYTGSKEEKYFIHNHLAFTVKYHRDVQTESARIVGFEVKPFSVKHEYEGKWDEKKTRLTTCDPHAKHTVVNNNSPQEVEENKEIIFTYDVEFKESDVKWASRWDAYLLMNDDQIHWFSIVNSLMIVLFLSGMVAMIMLRTLYRDIAKYNELETQEEAQEETGWKLVHGDVFRPPNNSDLLCVYVGTGVQFFGMILVTMIFAILGFLSPSNRGGLMTAMLLVWVFMGIFAGYSSTRLYKMFKGSEWKKIALRTATLFPATVSVIFFILNALIWGQKSSGAVPFGTMFALIFLWFGISVPLVFVGSYIGFKKPAIENPVKTNKIPRQIPEQAWYMNPAFSVLIGGILPFGAVFIELFFILTSIWLNQFYYIFGFLFLVFIILVVTCAEITIVLCYFQLCSEDYLWWWRSYLTSGSSALYLFLYATFYFFTKLEITKLVSAIFYFGYMLIASYAFFVVTGTIGFYACFWFTRLIYSSVKID from the exons ATGGCGTTTTGGAGATCTCTCGTTTTCTCTTCACTTCTTCTCTCTCTCCTACACACCTCTCTTTCCTTCTACCTCCCCGGCGTCGCTCCACAGGACTTCTTTAAG GGAGATTTATTGCAAGTGAAAGTAAACAAATTAACATCAACAAAGACCCAGCTTCCATACTCGTTTTATTCACTTCCTTATTGCGCCCCTGCAAAAATACAGGATAGTGCAGAAAATCTTGGGGAAGTGCTTCGTGGTGACCGAATTGAAAATTCACTATATGTG TTTAAAATGCGTGAACCACAAATGTGTAATATTTTGTGTAAAATTAAACTTGATGCTAAAACTGCCAAGGAGTTCAAAGAGAAGATCAATGACGAGTATCGGGTGAACAT GATCCTAGATAACCTTCCTCTAGTTGTTCCCATAAAACGGAATGATCAGGATTCTACCATTTATCAGCTTGGTTTCCATGTTGGCCTCAAAGGGCAGTATACCGGG AGCAAGGAAGAAAAGTATTTTATCCACAATCATTTGGCATTTACTGTCAAGTATCATAGAGATGTGCAAACTGAATCTGCTAGAATTGTGGGCTTTGAGGTTAAGCCGTTCAG TGTTAAACATGAGTACGAAGGTAAATGGGATGAGAAAAAGACCCGTTTGACAACCTGTGACCCTCATGCTAAGCACACAGTTGTGAACAACAACTCTCCTCAAGAAGTTGAAGAGAACAAGGAAATTATTTTCACATATGATGTTGAATTCAAG GAGAGTGATGTGAAGTGGGCTTCAAGATGGGATGCCTATTTGCTAATGAATGATGACCAAATTCACTGGTTTTCTATTGTTAACTCATTAATGATTGTTCTCTTCCTTTCGGGTATGGTGGCAATGATAATGCTGCGGACACTATACCGTGACATTGCAAAGTATAATGAGCTTGAGACCCAGGAAGAAGCCCAAGAAGAGACTGGTTGGAAGCTTGTCCATGGGGATGTATTTAGGCCTCCCAACAACTCAGATTTGCTTTGTGTTTATGTTGGAACTGGTGTTCAGTTTTTTGGGATGATTCTAGTAACCATGATATTTGCCATCCTTGGGTTTCTTTCTCCTTCAAACCGGGGTGGGCTCATGACAGCCATGCTCTTAGTTTGGGTTTTCATGGGAATATTTGCTGGTTATTCTTCAACTCGCTTGTACAAAATGTTCAAAGGATCAGAGTGGAAAAAAATTGCCCTCAGGACTGCAACCTTGTTCCCTGCAACTGTCTCTgtcattttctttatattaaatGCTCTTATATGGGGCCAAAAATCATCTGGAGCTGTGCCATTTGGTACAATGTTTGCTCTGATCTTTTTATGGTTTGGGATCTCTGTTCCACTTGTTTTTGTGGGTAGCTACATCGGTTTCAAAAAACCTGCAATTGAGAATCCGGTGAAGACAAACAAAATCCCAAGGCAGATCCCTGAGCAGGCCTGGTACATGAACCCAGCTTTCTCAGTTCTGATTGGAGGAATACTTCCTTTTGGAGCTGTTTTCATTGAGCTCTTCTTCATCCTCACCTCAATCTGGTTGAATCAGTTTTACTACATCTTCGGGTTCCTCTTTTTGGTCTTCATCATCCTCGTTGTCACTTGTGCTGAAATCACCATTGTGCTCTGCTACTTCCAGTTATGCAGTGAGGATTACTTGTGGTGGTGGCGGTCATACCTTACTTCTGGTTCTTCTGCACTATACCTCTTTCTTTATGCAACATTCTACTTCTTTACCAAGCTAGAAATCACAAAGTTGGTGTCTGCAATATTTTACTTTGGATACATGCTTATAGCTTCTTATGCGTTTTTTGTGGTAACTGGTACTATTGGATTCTATGCATGCTTTTGGTTCACAAGGCTCATCTACTCCTCAGTCAAAATTGATTAG
- the LOC101514694 gene encoding early nodulin-like protein 14, translating to MAGCSRTASASVLLLFFLFGFSAAKELLVGGKINAWKIPSSEADSLNQWAEKSRFKVGDHLVWKYDGGKDSVLQVNKEDYANCNTSKPIEEYNDGNTKVKLDRPGPFYFISGAKGHCEKGQKLIVVVMSPKQRYTGVSPAPSPAELEEGPAAAPTSAVSVLQSGLVPALGLLAICVGFLI from the exons ATGGCTGGTTGCTCAAGAACTGCTTCTGCTTCTGTACTGCTTCTGTTTTTTCTCTTTGGCTTCTCTGCAGCTAAAGAACTATTGGTTGGTGGCAAGATAAATGCATGGAAGATTCCATCTTCTGAAGCAGACTCACTGAATCAATGGGCTGAAAAATCTCGGTTCAAAGTCGGCGACCATCTTG TGTGGAAATATGATGGTGGGAAAGACTCGGTTTTGCAAGTAAACAAGGAAGATTATGCTAATTGCAACACCTCCAAACCCATTGAAGAGTACAACGATGGAAATACTAAGGTGAAGCTAGACCGTCCTGGACCATTCTACTTCATCAGTGGAGCAAAGGGTCATTGTGAAAAGGGACAAAAGCTCATTGTGGTGGTTATGTCTCCAAAGCAAAGATACACGGGAGTGTCTCCTGCGCCTTCTCCAGCGGAGTTGGAAGAAGGTCCAGCTGCTGCTCCTACTAGCGCTGTGTCAGTGTTGCAAAGTGGTCTTGTCCCTGCTCTGGGACTATTAGCTATTTGTGTTGGTTTTCTTATTTAA
- the LOC101514368 gene encoding uncharacterized protein codes for MVKGTELHAQTTGAVPEPVMDAVNTTLSNLHEFRSLFDQFLPLCNPQFLSQISPLQRAHSLFILSKITSTLLTLKLRCSGVQTDDHPVKSELDRLDLYQGKLERLIDLSKAPLRPSTTLNYQAATRFIEHSLPDLTPEQRQNMRNISRGEGQKRKHGERAGQKRKYPSSEKLSVQAAAKEFLEKATRELLGGNNGGVKGPLQIDNISDDDDDKLLEP; via the exons ATGGTTAAAGGAACTGAACTACACGCTCAAACCACCGGTGCTGTACCTGAACCGGTGATGGATGCAGTCAACACCACCCTCTCCAACCTTCATGAATTTCGTTCACTTTTTGACCAATTCTTACCTCTCTGTAACCCTCAATTTCTCTCCCAAATCTCCCCTCTTCAACGTGCTCACTCTCTTTTCATTCTCTCCAAAATTACTTCCACTCTCCTCACAT TGAAATTGAGGTGTAGTGGTGTGCAGACTGATGATCACCCTGTTAAATCAGAGCTT GATAGATTAGACTTGTATCAAGGAAAACTTGAACGTCTTATAGATTTGAGTAAAG CTCCTTTGCGACCTTCTACTACATTGAATTATCAAGCAGCTACACGATTCATCGAACACTCTCTGCCTGACCTTACTCCAG AGCAAAGACAAAATATGAGGAACATAAGTAGAGGGGAGGGGCAGAAGAGGAAACATGGGGAGAGGGCCGGTCAAAAGAGGAAGTATCCATCTTCTGAAAAGCTGTCTGTTCAAGCTGCTGCCAAGGAGTTTCTGGAGAAAGCTACAAGGGAACTTCTAGGTGGTAATAATGGTGGTGTTAAGGGACCACTTCAAATTGACAACATTTCAGACGACGATGACGATAAACTACTTGAGCCCTGA
- the LOC101513705 gene encoding uncharacterized protein has protein sequence MRYSVIIGLLTLLSLNNLCESSHCKAWLVQSIPTDMPHLSHVPGVLSTGDVLRWLAANSTRRLDVIAQYWQLLASPDDPRSGDYGYTESQMRKFGARQGADVYQALDHAADRNVSIRLLSHSGVYPTFTLEPSKLAFGRPNVKNLTLLLKDWWGSGIVHAKVWISDNRDVYIGSANNDWKSLTQVKEVGIYLTGCPKIAKKVEVYFNNLWTLASLNSSAYTKTVMDQQWQVERKVPCWSHFIKPRDRCKSPLPQYVETHHVAGYPILSDPYMFEVSIQTPGSNYSTKLPQASYLSFAPPELSFGRYQGDEQAWIDTIKSVGTRETVRINTMDWLGQSQYTDQTIYWSSLSSAISEVVFSKHATVKILVSYWAHFINSTDEYLKYLHYTNTLCSSSKYNKCSGKIEIKYYVVPSFNKTGPAIEGGNSTGNIYPDFTRVNHGKYAVSNVRAHVGTSNLVWDYFYVTAGVSFGTYNTAIVTQLREIFDADWNSPYAVPIQELQRETYMFNDQ, from the exons ATGAGATACAGTGTGATAATTGGTCTGTTAACGCTGTTGAGTTTAAACAACCTTTGTGAGTCATCACACTGCAAAGCATGGCTAGTTCAATCCATTCCTACCGACATGCCACACCTCTCCCACGTCCCTGGAGTCCTCTCAACGG GGGATGTGCTCCGGTGGCTGGCTGCAAACTCGACTCGTAGACTCGATGTAATTGCTCAGTACTGGCAACTACTAGCTTCCCCTGATGATCCTCGCTCTGGGGATTATGGTTACACAGAAAGTCAGATGCGTAAATTTGGTGCACGTCAAGGTGCTGATGTTTATCAAGCATTGGATCATGCTGCTGACCGTAATGTTAGTATTAG GTTACTGTCTCACTCTGGGGTTTATCCAACATTTACATTAGAACCATCCAAACTTGCTTTTGGAAGGCCAAATGTTAAGAATTTGACATTGCTACTGAAGGATTGGTGGGGCTCTGGCATTGTCCATGCCAAAGTTTGGATATCTGATAATAGGGATGTGTATATTGGATCTGCAAACAATGACTGGAAATCTCTTACACAG GTCAAGGAAGTTGGAATTTATCTTACTGGTTGTCCTAAAATAGCTAAAAAGGTTGAGGTCTACTTCAACAATTTATGGACACTCGCATCTCTCAATTCTTCAGCTTACACAAAAACAGTGATGGATCAACAGTGGCAAGTTGAGAGAAAGGTTCCTTGTTGGTCACATTTCATCAAACCTAGAGATAGATGCAA GTCACCTCTGCCTCAATATGTGGAGACACATCATGTTGCAGGATATCCTATTCTGTCTGATCCTTACATGTTTGAAGTATCAATTCAAACCCCTGGGAGTAACTATTCAACAAAACTTCCCCAAGCCAGCTATCTCTCATTTGCTCCTCCAGAG CTATCATTTGGAAGATATCAGGGTGATGAACAGGCATGGATTGATACAATAAAATCTGTTGGAACAAGAGAGACAGTTAGAATCAATACCATGGACTGGTTAGGTCAGTCACAATATACAGATCAAACAATTTACTGGTCGTCCCTATCCTCTGCTATATCAGAG GTTGTATTTTCCAAGCATGCAACAGTGAAGATATTGGTGTCATATTGGGCACACTTCATCAATAGCACAGATGAGTACCTAAAGTATCTCCACTACACAAACACTCTATGCTCTTCCTCCAAATACAACAAATGCTCTGGtaaaattgagataaaatattATGTAGTACCAAGTTTCAACAAGACAGGACCTGCAATTGAGGGTGGAAATAGTACAGGAAATATATACCCTGATTTTACAAGAGTCAATCATGGAAAATATGCAGTTAGCAATGTAAGGGCTCATGTTGGGACAAGCAACCTTGTATGGGACTATTTCTATGTTACAGCAGGTGTCAGCTTTGGGACATACAACACTGCCATTGTAACTCAACTTAGGGAAATTtttgatgctgattggaacTCACCCTATGCTGTTCCAATTCAAGAGCTGCAGAGAGAGACATACATGTTTAATGATCAATGA
- the LOC101504507 gene encoding uncharacterized protein, with amino-acid sequence MTVLLLCSSTTTCCSGMSFCCALNDTNFCVVSNHGLFGGGTNFVKMKTFSNGSLLNWKKRGRRLVSHRNNDFGIRIRCARENEVVVVNGKNKTRVSSEEVMSVLKSILEPSSVFSYFKLVSQLPNFVHNTDACNYMLEFLRDQGRIEDMVYVFNLMQKQVIYRNLNTYMTIFKALSIKGGIGNAPSALGKMRQAGFVLNAYSYNGLIHLLLPGFYKEALKVYKRMISEGMKPSMKTYSALMVALGRRRDTRNIMNLLEEMKNLGLRPNIYTYTICIRALGRAGRIDDAWGIFKQMGDEGCGPDVVTYTVLIDALCAAGKLDKAGELYVKMRATGHSPDRVTYITLMDKYSNIGDLETVKRFWDEMEADGYAPDVVTYTILIEALCKSGDFDRAFSMLDVMTMKEVFPNLHTYNTLICGLLKARRLDEALELFENMESLGVKPAAFSYVLFIDYYGKSGDPGKAFDTFETMKKRGIMPSIAACNASLYTLADTGRIREAEDVFNDLHNCGLSPDSITYNMMIKCYSKAGQIDKATKLLSEMISKGCEPDVMIVNSLIDTLYKVGRVDEAWKMFGRLKNLKLAPTVVTYNILLTGLGKEGKILKALELFGSMASSGCPPNTITFNTLLDCLSKNDAVDLALKMFCRMTTMNCNPDVLTYNTIIYGLTREGRIDYAFWFFHQMKKFLSPDHVTLCTLLPSVVRRGRVEDAIKVVMEFVHQTGLRANKQICGELMECILTEAEIEEAISFAERLVCYSICQDDHVMLPLIRVLCKRNKALDAQNVFDKFTKKLGIHPTLESYNCLMDGLLGSNFTEKALELFGEMKSAGCHPNNFTYNLLLDAHGKSRRINELFELYNEMHCRGCEPNAITHNIIISALVKSNSLDKALDLYYELMSSGFSPTPSTYGPLIDGLLKARRLEEAMKIFEEMLDNQCKPNSVIYNILINGFGKAGEIDIALDLFKKMVKEGIRPDLKSYTILVECLCITGRVDEAFQYFEELKLTGLDPDTVSYNFIINGLGKSRRLEEALSLFSEMKNRGISPDLYTYNSLIFHLGVTGKVDLAVKMYEELQLVGLEPSVFTYNALIRGHGLSGNKDQAFSVFKKMMVVGCSPNAETFAQLPNKC; translated from the coding sequence ATGACTGTCTTACTTCTCTGTTCTTCAACAACCACATGTTGTAGCGGTATGTCATTTTGTTGTGCTTTGAATGATACTAATTTCTGTGTTGTGAGCAATCATGGGTTATTTGGAGGAGGAACCAATTTTGTCAAAAtgaaaactttttcaaatgggTCTTTGTTAAATTGGAAGAAACGTGGAAGAAGACTTGTGAGTCATCGTAATAATGACTTTGGTATTAGAATTAGATGTGCCCGTGAAAATGAGGTGGTTGTGGTTAATGGCAAGAACAAAACTAGAGTGTCCTCTGAAGAAGTTATGAGTGTTTTGAAGTCTATTTTGGAACCAAGTTCTGTTTTTTCATACTTTAAGTTAGTTTCCCAGTTGCCTAATTTTGTGCATAACACTGATGCATGCAATTACATGCTTGAGTTTTTGAGGGATCAAGGGAGAATTGAGGATAtggtttatgtatttaatttgatGCAGAAGCAAGTTATTTACAGGAATTTGAATACTTACATGACAATTTTCAAGGCTCTATCGATTAAAGGTGGGATTGGAAATGCGCCTTCTGCACTTGGAAAGATGAGGCAAGCTGGGTTCGTGTTGAATGCATATTCGTATAATGGTTTGATTCATTTACTACTACCAGGCTTTTATAAAGAGGCTTTGAAGGTTTACAAAAGAATGATCTCGGAAGGGATGAAACCTAGCATGAAGACATATTCAGCATTAATGGTTGCATTAGGGAGGAGAAGGGACACTAgaaatattatgaatttattggaAGAAATGAAGAATTTGGGTTTGAGGCCAAATATATACACGTATACCATATGTATTAGAGCGCTTGGGAGGGCTGGGAGAATCGATGATGCGTGGGGGATTTTTAAGCAAATGGGTGATGAAGGATGCGGGCCTGATGTTGTCACTTACACAGTTTTGATTGATGCTCTTTGTGCTGCGGGGAAACTTGACAAGGCCGGGGAACTATATGTAAAGATGAGGGCTACTGGTCACAGTCCTGATCGGGTAACGTACATTACATTAATGGACAAGTATAGTAACATTGGTGACTTGGAAACTGTGAAAAGATTCTGGGATGAGATGGAGGCCGATGGTTATGCTCCGGATGTGGTTACCTACACTATACTCATCGAGGCTTTATGCAAATCCGGGGATTTTGATAGGGCATTTTCTATGTTAGATGTGATGACAATGAAAGAAGTTTTTCCAAATCTTCATACTTACAACACATTGATCTGTGGACTTTTGAAAGCGAGAAGATTAGACGAGGCATTAGAACTTTTTGAAAATATGGAATCTTTGGGTGTTAAACCAGCTGCTTTTTCTTATGTTCTATTTATTGATTATTATGGAAAATCTGGTGATCCTGGAAAAGCTTTTGACACCTTTGAAACAATGAAAAAGAGAGGCATTATGCCTAGCATAGCAGCATGTAATGCATCTTTATATACTCTTGCAGATACGGGTAGGATCAGAGAAGCAGAAGATGTATTCAATGATCTTCACAATTGCGGGCTTTCACCGGATTCAATAACCTATAATATGATGATAAAGTGCTATAGCAAAGCAGGACAAATAGACAAAGCCACAAAACTTTTGTCCGAGATGATAAGCAAGGGGTGTGAACCAGATGTAATGATAGTAAATTCTTTAATCGACACACTTTACAAGGTTGGTCGAGTTGATGAGGCGTGGAAGATGTTTGGTAGACTGAAGAATTTGAAGCTAGCTCCTACAGTTGTGACGTACAACATTTTACTTACCGGTCTTGGGAAAGAGGGAAAAATCCTAAAGGCCCTTGAATTATTTGGGAGTATGGCCAGTTCTGGATGCCCTCCAAACACGATAACTTTTAACACACTCCTTGATTGTCTTTCCAAGAATGACGCAGTTGATTTGGCATTAAAGATGTTCTGTAGAATGACAACGATGAATTGCAATCCTGATGTTCTAACATACAACACCATCATCTATGGCTTGACCAGAGAAGGAAGAATTGATTACGCGTTCTGGTTTTTTCATCAGATGAAGAAATTTCTTTCCCCTGATCATGTAACTTTATGCACCCTCCTTCCAAGTGTTGTGAGGCGTGGAAGGGTTGAGGATGCAATCAAAGTTGTAATGGAGTTTGTACATCAGACTGGTTTACGTGCAAACAAACAAATCTGTGGAGAACTGATGGAATGTATTTTAACTGAAGCAGAAATAGAAGAGGCCATTTCATTTGCTGAAAGATTGGTATGTTATTCTATTTGCCAAGACGACCATGTAATGTTACCACTAATTAGAGTCTTGTGTAAGCGGAACAAGGCCCTTGATGCTCAAAATGTATTTGACAAATTCACCAAAAAATTGGGAATTCACCCAACCTTAGAATCATATAATTGCTTGATGGATGGACTTCTCGGATCTAATTTCACCGAAAAAGCTCTAGAACTTTTTGGGGAGATGAAGAGTGCAGGTTGTCACCCAAATAATTTCACGTACAACTTGTTGCTTGATGCTCATGGTAAATCTAGGAGGATCAATGAACTTTTTGAGCTTTACAATGAGATGCACTGTAGGGGATGCGAGCCTAATGCTATAACCCATAATATTATCATCTCCGCCCTTGTGAAATCTAATAGCTTGGATAAGGCATTGGATTTATATTATGAACTCATGAGTAGTGGTTTCTCTCCCACTCCTAGTACATATGGCCCTCTTATAGATGGTCTTTTAAAGGCTAGAAGATTAGAGGAAGCAATGAAGATTTTTGAGGAGATGTTAGACAATCAATGCAAGCCCAACAGTGTTATTTACAATATTCTTATCAATGGATTTGGCAAAGCGGGTGAAATCGATATTGCTCTTGACTTGTTCAAAAAGATGGTTAAAGAAGGAATAAGGCCAGACTTGAAATCTTACACCATCCTTGTAGAATGTCTATGCATAACTGGTAGAGTTGATGAAGCTTTCCAGTACTTTGAGGAACTAAAGTTGACTGGCCTTGATCCCGATACAGTTTCATACAATTTTATAATCAACGGGCTTGGAAAATCGCGTAGGTTGGAGGAAGCTCTTTCTCTTTTTAGCGAAATGAAGAATAGAGGAATTTCTCCTGATCTTTATACTTACAATTCATTGATTTTCCATCTTGGAGTCACTGGAAAGGTAGATCTAGCTGTAAAGATGTATGAGGAGCTGCAACTTGTGGGTTTAGAACCGAGTGTTTTCACTTATAATGCTCTCATCCGCGGTCATGGTTTGTCGGGAAACAAAGACCAAGCCTTCTCTGTCTTTAAGAAAATGATGGTTGTCGGTTGTAGCCCCAATGCGGAAACATTTGCTCAACTGCCTAATAAATGTTGA
- the LOC101515345 gene encoding probable protein phosphatase 2C 60, which produces MGIYLSTPKTEKFSDDGESDRLRYGLSSMQGWRATMEDAHAAYTDLDGSTSFFGVYDGHGGKVVAKFCAKFLHQQMLKNEAYLVGDIGTSLQQSFLRMDEMMRGQRGWRELSILGDKINKFTGMIEGLIWSPRSSDVNNRVDDWAFEEGPHSDFSGPTSGSTACVAVIRNNQLVVANAGDSRCVISRKGQAYNLSRDHKPDLEIEKERILKAGGFIHAGRVNGSLNLARAIGDMEFKQNKXXXAEKQVVTANPDINTVELCDEDEFMVLACDGIWDCMSSQQLVDFVHEQLRSEKKLSTVCERVLDQCLAPSTAGGEGCDNMTMILVQFKRPVQSSAPAEEQSSSNQQAESEVEPKQERSEV; this is translated from the exons ATGGGAATATATCTCAGCACTCCCAAAACCGAAAAGTTTTCTGACGATGGGGAAAGTGACCGTCTTAGATATGGTTTATCATCCATGCAAGGGTGGCGTGCAACAATGGAAGATGCC cATGCTGCATATACTGATCTGGATGGGTCTACTTCATTTTTTGGTGTTTATGATGGTCATGGAG GTAAGGTGGTCGCAAAGTTTTGTGCTAAGTTTCTTCACCAACAGATGCTCAAAAATGAAGCATACTTAGTTGGAGATATAGGAACCTCTCTTCAGCAATCATTTTTAAG AATGGATGAGATGATGCGTGGTCAAAGAGGATGGAGGGAGCTATCAATCTTGGGAGATAAGATTAACAAGTTTACTGGGATGATAGAGGGGTTGATTTGGTCTCCACGAAGCAGCGATGTTAATAACCGTGTTGATGATTGGGCTTTTGAGGAG GGGCCTCACTCTGACTTTTCTGGACCAACTTCAGGAAGCACAGCCTGTGTTGCAGTTATTAGAAACAACCAACTTGTTGTTGCAAATGCTGGTGATTCACGTTGTGTAATATCCCGGAAGGGGCAG GCATACAATTTGTCTAGAGACCACAAACCTGATCTTGAGATTGAGAAAGAAAGAATCTTAAAAGCTGGTGGTTTTATTCATGCCGGACGAGTTAATGGCAGTTTAAACCTTGCAAGAGCTATTG GTGACATGGAATTTAAACAGAATAAG NNNNNNNNTGCTGAAAAACAAGTTGTAACTGCCAATCCAGATATAAACACT GTTGAGCTTTGTGATGAAGATGAATTTATGGTGCTAGCATGTGATGGCATATG GGACTGCATGTCAAGTCAACAATTGGTAGATTTTGTTCATGAACAATTGCGTTCG GAAAAGAAACTTTCTACGGTGTGTGAAAGAGTACTTGATCAGTGTTTGGCACCATCAACGGCTGGTGGCGAAGGATGTGATAACATGACCATGATCTTGGTGCAGTTCAAAAGACCTGTTCAATCCAGTGCACCGGCAGAAGAGCAATCCTCATCAAACCAACAGGCTGAATCAGAAGTTGAACCGAAACAGGAAAGAAGTGAAGTTTAG
- the LOC101515674 gene encoding probable steroid-binding protein 3 — translation MEMTAQQLSQYNGTDPSKPIYVSVKGRVFDVTTGKSFYGPGGPYAMFAGKDASRALAKMSKSEEDITSSLDGLTEKEIGVLNDWETKFIAKYPVVATLLN, via the coding sequence ATGGAGATGACAGCACAGCAACTCAGCCAATACAACGGCACAGATCCATCCAAACCCATATACGTCTCCGTCAAAGGCCGCGTCTTCGATGTCACCACCGGTAAATCATTCTACGGTCCCGGTGGACCCTACGCCATGTTCGCCGGCAAAGACGCCAGCAGAGCACTCGCGAAGATGAGCAAAAGTGAAGAAGACATCACTTCTTCCCTTGACGGCCTCACTGAGAAAGAGATCGGAGTTCTCAATGATTGGGAGACCAAGTTTATCGCTAAGTACCCCGTTGTTGCAACCctacttaattaa